Part of the Henckelia pumila isolate YLH828 chromosome 2, ASM3356847v2, whole genome shotgun sequence genome is shown below.
ttctgtgcacattggtgaaatcggtttatcaatcggagtcatgataaattttatattaatttctataataacaggcttggcttgttgggcttaagttatggattgtgggccctaaggagttagagttctaatacaattataacttaatctagtctagaaattatctataaatacatgtgtagtgttcgaaaatcataagctttcagtcttgcaattttcgaattacacacatatattttcaagaggaattttcaaaaatcctctgctcctttttgagataattcagtctgtaatttttgtgaaaaattacattctgaattgacagatgaaatctgtttattctcttcgataaacatctgattgatttctagtgcaatcaatcagagggttttagttttctattcgtggacttaattccggaggttgattgtgatagtcatcggttctcaggatttacaagaagagcagattaaattctgttggagtccataatcaagcctttgcttgaataggtaaaatatttaattatttatatattttacttgcaataattttaatcgttaggatttgatacccacgatatggaatcgttccatattgaaaattttttaaactttcgctgctccgagtatcacatccgtgtgatcagagaacgcatgtTCCAACACAAAAGACAGCCCATAAATACAACATTgagaaaatcaaacaatttctcATAAATACAACATTGAAAATAACAAATAACTACTTCCCATGAGAATAAAATGCATGGGTAGcctatataaataaaatcagcTGATGGACGTCCATATAGAATTATTAAGCTATTCAAGAGCTTGTCCATGTGTGAAGGAcaaaaaaagattttttgagCTTTCACAGTTAAGTTCTTCACATCCCAACTCACTCATAGACAGTTGAGAGATGATTGtaaagattagttgagtgagagtttttacacaaagacattaaatattgtatttgtagtcttggcatatgagacgttaaacattatgcggattgtgaggttaAGGCCCACGATCGAGTGTGCTAGGAGTTTCGATCTAGGCGATGAGATAAGTCCTATGATTGAAGTGGGTTGTATACAAGACGTTGTATAAACCAAATttttctagtgaatccttccttaagtggaagaaggggtgatgtAGGAGTTTTGTCTTTGAACATCCAAAAACATATATGTGTTCTTTATATTCAAGTCGAGCCATTTCATATACTTGTCTGTTAGTTGGTCTGTTTCCGCACATATATTTGTTGGCCAATTAAAATTGACACGCGAAAAAGAATAAAGTTAGTTTCTTAACATCAACTGCTCATAAAGAAGAAGTTTTTCAAGTGAATTGCTCATGAAAGTTGCAGTCCAAAAGGCTATCCCACAAAATCTCTTAACTGGGAGAGAATGTAATAACCCTGTTACTATTTTAAGGtgattaaaatttaaacacGATAAAAGATTATTAATTTAAACAAATCAACTGTATAATTGAGATTAGAATAAAGATTCCAGGCTTCGGACCCTCCAAAGgcttcggaagatccgatggTAGTTCGAAAGCACCAAACTGATCTAATCTAGTATCGGAAGTAGAGGTAGAGAACGAAAGATCCGAATTAGGATCAGAAGGTCCGATTAGTGTTAGGCCATGCAGATTGTGAGGTGTCAACTACACATAGACACGTgaggatcggaaggtccgaaatCAGCCAACCACTTAAGTGTCAAGAATCATTAGACACATTAGTGCATGCATGAGATCCGAAGAGGGAGATCGGAGATTCCAAATTGCCTAGTTTGGAACGTGGCTTGCATGCAGATATCATAGCATCCGATCGTCGCCTATCAATAATCCATTCGAGATCACATTTCGTTGCCAATTCCCAACATTTCCCTCTCCTATATTGTGTATTGTTGGGCGTTATAGCCATCCAATCGAGGGTCGGGAACTAGTGGGTCGACTCTAGGATAGCGGCGGAGCTGTGTCCAAGAGGCAGAGCTTTCGACTCTAAATGGCTaacgacgaacgcaggtataaGTCTAGACCCTTAATAACTTTTGGGAGTAgatattagtctagttaagtcTTTTAGTACGCAATAAGTGATATGGTAATTacttgattataggcttggacttgtAAGCTAGAGTTGCTAGATTGTTGTTTAGAGGTACGAAAGAACTATCCGAGATATCCTCGTTGAGTATGCATTTTTATGTGTTGCATGTTTATCTGACATATTTTATTctcatatattatgtcacgattattatgCTGCATAAATTTTAATGTTGAGCATGTACCTTTGAGATAACTTGTAGTGGGGGGTCGCTCATCCCCTTATTccttagtggatggttggacccgCTAGTACAGCATCAGGCACATATATCCATAGTTTATTTCTGGTgtgtgagccacctcttgatACGACAGCCCAACGTACTACATACCATGGCACCTTTCTGACTAAGTAGAGTTTGACCGTGATAGGTTTTCGGTACCCTGTACATTtgcattcacgcactcatagcatgtgtatactcatacttttgtATTGAGCATTTTCTTTGCTTACGTCCTCGATTTTTGCCTTGGATatcccattccacggggcagacCTTAGGTTGGACGAACCCAGAAAGAGTGGTCATTGAGACAGAGTCTGCAGCGGTTCCAAGGGGTTGGTTGTGGGTTTCCTTTCAGTTGCTGTATTTAATACtctttcgatatggttgtattgTATTTTTGGTAAGTAAAGActttcgattgagttgtattaaCTTAAGTGccgctattttttttttattatgcttatcttatgttaattgcatgcttttAGTCTCGTTAAGTAGGTGATTCGggatgggtcactacacttcatctcatatatcccgatcgactctgcaaccattggttcatcCAGGGTTACATGTGAAGTCGATAATGATGTGATGCATCTTTGAGAATACATAGTGACATCTCATGTACAATTAAGGAACCCCTTTACCCTAATGCACATCtcatactctggccagagatttcatgcactattatctcatTAGATCACATGGGATATTCAAACTCATAGGTGAGCGATGAATTCCTGATTAATATGCACTGGCTCCTATATGCGTCGCaattgtacccaatctcgaTACCTGATGACCTCACTGAGTCgctaaacgagtcaaagcactgTCCTAGTatgtagagcctcagtgttgCCTCGGGTCATGTTGGTATAAGCATGGTTTTGGTGTTGACAAAATATATAGACGAAATCTTGAAGTAAACTGAATTTTATCCACGAGCAAAACTAAAGACCAAAAATGGACATACACTCAAGCCAGACTGAGTTGACTTTGACCAAAGCCAAGCTGAAGTCATCTATAGGACAAGTCAACCAAACTGAAGTTACTATCTAAACTGCATTCAGTTAGGGAACTAAACTAAATTAGTCTACTATGACCAAGACTGAACCCGCAATATTAGTCTACCTCTTGCGGATAGAGTTTCCCCTATATAGCTGACGCCGCAAAGCTACAGAGCCACAGTGTACCTTCATAACAAATTAGTATGATTCTACAATACGAATACAATTTGAATTGAAAGAGCCGTTACAATCCACACCTATAAATACAAGATCAATTGACAAGAGAAAGACTCTTCTTGACGCTCTCAACAATCAACACTCTCAATTGTCAATATACATATTCGGTAGAGCAAAGCGCCTCAAGAGTGATTGAAGAAAACTGATCAAGCACACACATAAAAGATTCATGTGATCAAGTGTAGGATCATCTTGTGCAAAGTTTTTTGAGTTGTAAACATTTTGTAATATATCAGTTTAGTGAACTGTCAAACACTATTGTTGTAACAAGAATCAGTCGAAGGCTGAGTTCTTGAGATGAAGTCTAAGAGTTCTAAGATAGGCAGTTTGGTAAGCCATAATCTTGGATCGAGATGTTGCAAAGTGTTGTaatattcaaagtcttctagagtgAATCTTTCTGAGGAGGAAGAAAAGGTGACATAGGAGAGTTTaactccgaacatccataaacaaatactTGTGTTCTTATTTTTCAGATTACACATATTTCAGTCGAGCACACTCACTCACACGCAAATTTAGTCCAGCCATTTGTTATAATTTCTAATCTCTTAGTTGTCATCTTTCCGTACAATTCATTTGTTTGCCAATTAATATCAACATACGAAAAAGAAAGCAGTTTAGTTGACCAACGTCAACTGAACTCAGCATCGTTGGTGGTCAACTGCTACAGTACATCAGTTTAGGAAGATCACACCCCAACaaaccgatcctaacaagttgtaagaactaatggtgtacaaccatagcTACGGACTCGTCCATTCAATGAATGATAACTAGTTGGGAAGTCTGAGAgagggtagttcagtgaactcatcaaATGAGCATcaatctgtatgattgaacatctctatgtccatatCAATGAAAACGTAGTACACAACATCACATATTCTAGTATCGAGCTCAAATGGTCTTTATCCTTCTTTTGGATGGCACAATTGACTAGGAGCtcattttagaatatacaataatttaagatatatgtgtttcatgattgtcatatcatgtacaacctcatatttatttaatatagtatattcaaaatctttatctatgcagcttgaaTACTAGAGGCCTTATATGTGAATGAATTCCTGGTACAGAAGCTACCAAATAACCAACTGTCAAACAAATACAAGAATGACTAATAAAAAATTTGCCCCCTAATATTGGATCCGGTTGCTGACCCTGGAAAAATGAACTTGGCCCCAGAGTCTATCCGCGTAAATCTTCTAATCTTCCTTCTCCTGTGTGTCATGTTTATCGATATTGAAAATTTCATCCTCCTCTTCTTCTGGTATTTCCTCTACCATACAATCATCAGCAGTGGCCGAGACTGCTTCATATAGTGCTCGTTCTTGTTCTCGTTCTCGTTCTCGCTGCTCAGTCCATGCATCCCTCATTGCCCGTGCTGTGGCAGGCATGTCTACAAAAGAGTATTTTGGCGGAGGCACGACAAATGGTAAAATGATATCATCTAAGCTTCCAGCACTTTCTTTCAAGCAACCTACTGAATCTGGCGGAGGAACAATGAAGACAATGCCTAGTTCGTAATTAGAAACGTGGAGTTTTGAACCTAGTACACAACTATTTGTCAACATCCCATTCGATTGTCTGTCGGAGACTGGCCGTCCCCAGGCTGCCGCACTGAAGTTATGTGATCCACAATAAACCCATCCAAAGGAAGATTTGTCATTTGACTCAAAACGTCTTCTTCCCACCTGTTCATACACCATTTATGAACAAAAGAAAAAGTGTTGCAAAGAGCAAGCAAACAGGCGGCataatttctttattttctcagaTGAGAATGCTCTAGTAATAGTTTACAGCATTCTCCTGTGGTTAATGGCATTTTGTCATACTTTTAACTTTAGAAAACTAATTTCTCATAGTAAGAATAAAAGCTACAATGTAAAATGAATTTGTATAATTGATTGTCTATTTCAGTGGCTCGTATCCAATAATCCAAATTCAGCCTCAACATATCCAATTTCAAATATTTGGTACTTCTAGAAGAGGTACTAACATTCAATAAGCTTGATAATGCTGGACAGAAAATTGTTCCCAAACAAAATGGAAGAAGCAGTGCCCAGCTATATGAAATGCGTGATGTATTAGAAGTCTCCATGTCACACACTATATCACTTGTTACTAGAGGCTGAAAAATAGGTACCTTGACATGCATAGGATACCCAACTCTATCAGCGGGAAAAGGAGTTGCATCATGGAGCATGCCAACTTTTTTCAACCTCTGCCATGTTTTCTGTAAAAGAAGAAGTGGTCTAAGATGTTTGTTTTAAGTTAACGGGCAGCAAGCAAACAAGAAAGGGGGAGTTCCTTAGGTTTCCTCTATCCAAGACATTGCCTACCTCTGAGAAACACAACATCCGCCTTGAAGCCATAATTCCACTCCTATTGTTCTTGACTCTCTCGATAGTGGGGAAAATAACACGGATGGAAGGATTCTTTATCTCTAGACTAGCATTCCAAGAGCCCCACTGGCAGAAGGAAATGCAAACCACTTAATACAAAGAAAAAAACACTGCAACGATTTTCGCTCATTTATCTTACATCTGGATCGGATTCCTCTGAGTCAGAAAATGGCACTGACCGCTTTCCTGCTGCTGCTGAAAATGCGGCCAGAAATTGTGCATTTATGGATCCAACTGACGATGAACCTTCATGATCAAAGCAGTAACAGGAAACAAAACAACACTGAGAATTTTCATCTTATCTAAGGTAATACTCTTTGATATTACACTTACCAAACACTAATTCAGATTCCAAATGTTCAGGCCACTTGCACTGACCCAAAACCTGGTAAAACAAGTAATGAAAAATCAGAATGACAAGAATTTACACCACCAACCCTCATTTGTAGCTCTATTTTGAACGAAATATATCACCACCGTAATTAGTTATGTGCTATATCTTCAATGACACTATTGCAATCCGTTACGAACCACATTTTCAAACAATGCGAACTATTCAAATTAACAAGATAAAGGAGATAATGGATCTATTAGATGGAAACTAATCTGAGAGAAATACACAGCCAATGATTAAATCCTTTTACAAGATGAAGAAACTCCATCTCCTTGCCCTAGCACAAAACTAACCAAAGCAGAAAATAATGCAGACAAACACCCTTATCCTAACCAACACTCTCCTATTTATTTTCTGTCCTCAAATTCCTACTTAACTTTCTGGGCCCAATATATGTGACTCCATCACACAAACAATCTCACCATCTATTACGTAAATCCAGTCACCAAAGTTTTATTAACAGCCTCAGACACACGATAAAGGAAGAATAGTTACTAATAAGTAATGCTTAAAGAGATGAGAGAATTCTCACAACCAATGTTTTTGTTCTTGTACGGGCAATCGGGAAACTCTTAGCAACACATTCTTCATTTTAAAAACAGTCCAAAGATTCTCCAGCAGGGAGGATCACGATAAACATCAGCAGTTCATAAATAGCAAGTTCCACATAATTACAAGATATCTTGAAATCAAATTCTAGGATAATAAGTTTCAGTATTCCAAGTTACAGCTAGATTTAACCTTGAAGTACTAAATAAGATGGACGATAGAAACAATTCCTGGAGATTAACTTAACAATTACAGAGGCTTAACTCCTTAAGGCGCCAGAGGCCTGTACATCTCTGACTCAAAGCAATGAGTGAGCATATTGCAGAAGTATATTCAAGTAGCATATTGTCTGACATATCATTAAAAGAAGGTCCCTGCAAAAGCAAAATCATAGATTGATACATGGCTACCAAAGACCTGCATCTATGTACCTCAATAGAACAATAAATacctaaaaattaaaataattaaaagctCAATTCGGACTTCTAAGCCATACCGCATGCACATAAAGCATCAATTTTACTTTGTTGCCGCTTCCCTCTAAAACAGTTGAAAGGACTTCCTTTGGGTTGATGTGGGCAGAAAAAGCAAAAAGACCATTATCTGATAGTGGAGCAACCCATTTTGCAATGTTCCTTGGTAGAAATCCAAGTTGAACAATATCTAGAGCAACAAGAAAGCAGATCACAACTTTATGTAGTCATACAGCTACTGAAACTAGCAAACAAGGCATGTTCAACTGGAAACCCTGAGATATCGATCTAACTCGGTGTTTCCAATTTGGTCGGTTTATAATGCATGTGCCTGGCGTAAAACCAATCAACTGGCCATTTTTTGTCTGAACAGTGACCAAATTGAGTTCCATAAAACCAGGCTGGCCGATTGACTTTCAAGTAATTTTAGTCttctaaaaaattttaattatgcaTTTGCAACATTAATTTGAAGTTACTAAAACATAATCTACGATGATGAAAACCCAAAACAAGTTGAGGAAGTTTAACAAGAGAAACTATTTTTCATTATGACCAATGCAGCATTGGCTGTCTCTCAAACTCATGAAAGTGAAAGCAAACGTTGTGGCAACTTGAGTAAGGACAATTTTACCTCCCAGGGAAGAGTCTTCTGGGTTAGGAATAAAAACACTCACAGCATTCCTATCAGCTGGTATATTGGTATCTCTCTTTAAGACAATATCTGCCATTCCATCCTGATTCTCATCACATTTACTGAGAAAAGAAGCCAGTTTTCTCGAACGTGCGCCATCAGAATCAGCTGACGCATGATATATGTAGCTCAAACCAACAACGGATGATTCCACAGAAGTCAATAGTTTTGCACCACCAGACCTTGCTCTGCTATCGTTGCTCTGAAATACAAGAGGCGCTAGACATTTAACTCAACAAGAAGccaataataaattataatgaTAAATCATCACTTTCACTGTTTTACATTGTCATGGGAAGAGTTAAAAACATAGCATGTTGAGATCACACGCTAACAAAATTATGTCATGTGACTGCTAAAAAAGTTATTTGAAAAACCTCAGGTGAAAAGCTTGCCCGTATACTAAAACATTCATCATAAATAATGTTTGGGTACTTTAAATAAGGCAATGATATCTTAGCCTTAGAAAACTTTTTGCAATGATGATGGAAGCATGAAGTATCCCATGCAAAAAGTCAAAGAATCAAAATCTGTCTGGAGCAAGTCAAATATCTCttaaaccaaaatccaaaaaaatcatGTGAACACATCGATCAAGAAACAACTAGAGGTACCTACCACCAAGAGATGTTTTGACCTGGATACTGGAGGCCTTATATGTGAATGAATTCCTGGTACAGAAGCTACCAAATAACCAACTGCTCCTTTAAAATCATATTTGATTAACTCCAAGATCCAATATGCCTGACTAGGAATATCGACCACCAGTGATGCCACAAATCCAGTCAACTGAGCAACAAAATCGCCCTTAAAGTCGATATTTACTTCTCGAATTGATAATTGGGTGAAAAGAGATGTGTGATCAGGAATAATGAGTCGTGGAAAATCCTGCCACCAGACTGTATTGGTTACATCATGCCACTGCAGTATTTCAAATACAGAAAAAATAAGTCTTGTTAAATCAAAGCACCTTAAACAATAAATCTAAAACATTTTCTTCCATGAAACAATAAAAGGCCCAAAAGGATTTTGCACGAGAAAAGGATTGGTTTCTCTGGCTTTACTCAGAAAAAACAACCTAGAATAcattttctttttgtttatcATTGTTCCTTCATATTTTGCATTTAAGAACAAATATGATTACATTTATAACACACTCAAGTTGCATGTTTCCTACAAATAACGACACTTTTTTTCCGGAATCATTAAACTTCTTGAAGTCAACTaccacatacaaacaaaacgtctCTCAACACGAACCTGTTTCGCCACCAAATTTGCAGATGTGATGACAACACGCATGCTATCCTCTCTTTGCAACACAATCAATTTTGGATGATGGCAAGCAATGCCTGAGTTTTTTTGGTCCTTATTAAAAGCTATTTCTTCAGGAAATGGAGGATACCTGATCAAGGAACGGTTAGTTAATCTCATATAGCAGCAACTTCATGTTGATATTCTTATTTCAATTACATTTCATTACAATGATTGTAAATGTCCTGACACATTACTTACACCACAGTTATGTTAGGAAAATCTGAATACGGAACTGAAGTTCTTTCAACGGGATCCAAACTCCAACACTTTTCAGCACTGTGACAAGCAATTGTCACTGGTAGATGAGGAGGAATCTTGCAGCAGGATATAAACCTACATATAACATGCttcacaatcaaataatcatgcaTCAGGATAAAGCAAAGACAAAAGAAAACTACGTCAAACAAAATGACAGTTTTCCTAGTATTTACCACAATATATCACTGGTAAATGTCGCAATAAAAACTCGAACAAGGTTTTTAATTGGGTGAAAGAGCTCTGGCAATGAAACAACGTCATCCACCTCCTCCTGGTCTTGTCCCTCATACCGAAGCCTGTTTAAATAAAACTTCTTCCCTGGCGGTAGAATACAGCTACCACTATCATTATCCTCCAACACTTCTTTACATTGAGTAATATCGAGCTTTTCAGAAGACAAACTGGTAGATCCATCTCTATTGAAAATGccatcttcaagatgaatgccaCCATAATCAAGTTTCCTTGTAGTGTTAGCATTACCACCATCGAAAACATTTGCGCATTTCAATTCAGAATTTACCTCCGAAACATTTATGATCTTGTCCCTGCTTAAATTGTAGCTTTTTCCAACAGCTCCAGTCTCCCTAGAGTACACTCTTTTCCTATTACCACGTCCAATTTGAAGTTGTCTATCGAAACTATTATTTGGCAACAACCCAAAAAACTTGTAACTACCATCTACAAAAGCACAAGCAATCCTGTTGTTTTGATCAAGAACGGTACATTTTCTAATGAAAGATAATGGGTCATCACTACCCAATATATCTTTACACCAACTTAAAAGTACTCTCGCCTTATCTATTGCTCTGCAGTGTTCCAATCGAAAATTAGCTTGCTCTGAATTTACAGGGCAAGAATTCAATTCAATTGAACTTCTATAATCAACTTCCTCCATAAAAACAATCCTTTCCACCATAAATCCAATTCCATCCCCATGCCAGCACGACCCATCTTCTTTCCCACAAACAAGCCTAACCTCATCCCCAACCTGCAATTCAACAAATTGACTAATCCGAATCCCATTTACAGAAACGCCATTTAGCGAAACCCTAGCCCTGTTACTACGGAAAGAATCACCGTATTCACTAAACTCAGCAATCAGTCCATCGGATAAATAAATCCTGTTCTTCAAAGAATCAAACAATAGTTGGCAGTGTCTTTTGCTAATCCTACTAtcaataataacaaaatcacAAAACTTATATTTCCGACCTACCGTGTAGGGTTTATAGGGTTCAAGACAAATGGATTCACAAATTTGACCTGTTGATCTAGAAATTAAAGGAAGATCGAAGGTTTTGACACACAAAACTGCTTTCTTGACTGTATTTTTTCTGGGTTTCTTGCGACATATTAGTGGAAGCTCCGATTTGAGGCGTCTCTTGCATATTTTGTTCTGAAAAGAAAAGGAGGAACCTGAAGAACAGCCCATATTACATATATTATCATTATAACTTCAGGAAACATCCGATACTTTTGATTAAGAAACATATGAATTCATGAATGAAAAGAAGCATATCTTTCCCTTAATGAGAAGGAAATAAGAAAATGAAAtggaagaagaaagaaagaaagaaaggaaGCTATCTGGTTACAGACAATGCCAGTTTTCCCTACAactgggtatttatatttgtgcaaattgttaaaaaatctcaatgcaaacatgttttattCTCCACTCATTTGTCattttttgtaccacattttttgttaattcGTATTACATCTTGTATAATTTTATACtacatcttgtattgttttgtaccatattttattGCTAGAAACcccaaaataaaacatgtttgtaTTTggagatttttgagcaaattgcccttaTATTTTGAGTTGGACAAATGGGGCATTGGTATCAATTGAATTGGTCGGGCCTTCAAATGAAAACGGGACGAGGCCACCACAAGGGTAAACAAATCGACCTATTCGCAAGCTTCTCGAGTCGACTCCAAAAATCTTTGctcataaaaaattattgaatttgaaCTGAATTTGGCGTGTTGCAGTCCTATAAGAATgagttattataaaaatttttaaacatattttttaagaaaaaatcgTGATCATTATTTTCAGTAGGGGTGTAAATTCGGGTGGCTTCGGGTCGGGTTGACGAAAGAAATACTAAAAAATTTctcaacccgaacccgaaccaaCCCGAAAATGGCCAACCCAAACACGAACCCGGCTAACCCAACTAACACGATCAACCCGAACTAAcccgattttattttttatttttttattttttttaataaaataattaaataaaaattcaaaacacacaataataatagtaaaattttaattaatcacatgataacaaaatctaagcttatatataatttaaatttaaaagtttagttgtttaaaatttaaagtatacttgttacaaaaaataaaaaaaatttaaaaaatcaaaatcgtacaaaataaacattaaatcacgaaaatctattatatcaatatataacAATTGTTTTTAAATATACAACATATGAAAATGTAGCAAATCTTTCTTAatcttatatataaaaaataaataatcaaaattttttggGTCATCTCGGGTCAATTCGGGTTGACCCGAACCCAACCCGAACCCGATTAATTTTTCGGGTTAGCATTCGGGTCAATCGATTCAACCCGAACCCAAAAACCCTCAACTCGAACCTGATATTTTTTGGGTTTggcgggttgggttgggttggtttttgacacctctaatttttagaggttgcaaacgcTAATTTTAATACATTCAAACTTTTTTCGAGCTAAAATTGAAACAAAGTTATTTTGTTCAATAGTTCAAGAGCAGATTGCAAtcttaaatattaatataatataattatatattaactCACGGATATAATCAAATATTGGAGCTTTGATTCGAATCGAACTTGagcaaaatattaaaatattcaaattatgaATTGAACCATTCGAATATAGTTAATTCAAGCGTTagaattattttcatattcGACTCGATTCAATACATTTACAAACCTAATGTCAATGGGCTCCACGGAGCCCCAATTAGAATCACAATTGTTTTCAACGAGAAAGTTTGACAAATGACGTTGGTCGAAGATGTTTTTCTAAATTgacatttttttcaaataatttagcTAAATAACCTTGCAATATGCAGGAAATAAGAAAacgtaaaaatattaaaaaaattaagaaaggtCACGGTGAAGCAAAATTCATTTTgttaaatatttcatttt
Proteins encoded:
- the LOC140880759 gene encoding uncharacterized protein, with product MGCSSGSSFSFQNKICKRRLKSELPLICRKKPRKNTVKKAVLCVKTFDLPLISRSTGQICESICLEPYKPYTVGRKYKFCDFVIIDSRISKRHCQLLFDSLKNRIYLSDGLIAEFSEYGDSFRSNRARVSLNGVSVNGIRISQFVELQVGDEVRLVCGKEDGSCWHGDGIGFMVERIVFMEEVDYRSSIELNSCPVNSEQANFRLEHCRAIDKARVLLSWCKDILGSDDPLSFIRKCTVLDQNNRIACAFVDGSYKFFGLLPNNSFDRQLQIGRGNRKRVYSRETGAVGKSYNLSRDKIINVSEVNSELKCANVFDGGNANTTRKLDYGGIHLEDGIFNRDGSTSLSSEKLDITQCKEVLEDNDSGSCILPPGKKFYLNRLRYEGQDQEEVDDVVSLPELFHPIKNLVRVFIATFTSDILWFISCCKIPPHLPVTIACHSAEKCWSLDPVERTSVPYSDFPNITVVYPPFPEEIAFNKDQKNSGIACHHPKLIVLQREDSMRVVITSANLVAKQWHDVTNTVWWQDFPRLIIPDHTSLFTQLSIREVNIDFKGDFVAQLTGFVASLVVDIPSQAYWILELIKYDFKGAVGYLVASVPGIHSHIRPPVSRSKHLLVSNDSRARSGGAKLLTSVESSVVGLSYIYHASADSDGARSRKLASFLSKCDENQDGMADIVLKRDTNIPADRNAVSVFIPNPEDSSLGDIVQLGFLPRNIAKWVAPLSDNGLFAFSAHINPKEVLSTVLEGSGNKVKLMLYVHAGPSFNDMSDNMLLEYTSAICSLIALSQRCTGLWRLKEVLGQCKWPEHLESELVFGSSSVGSINAQFLAAFSAAAGKRSVPFSDSEESDPDWGSWNASLEIKNPSIRVIFPTIERVKNNRSGIMASRRMLCFSEKTWQRLKKVGMLHDATPFPADRVGYPMHVKVGRRRFESNDKSSFGWVYCGSHNFSAAAWGRPVSDRQSNGMLTNSCVLGSKLHVSNYELGIVFIVPPPDSVGCLKESAGSLDDIILPFVVPPPKYSFVDMPATARAMRDAWTEQREREREQERALYEAVSATADDCMVEEIPEEEEDEIFNIDKHDTQEKED